CGACCGCTCCAGCCCCGAGGGTCTGCGCGACTGGGCCATGCTGGAGGTCCTCTACGCCACCGGCCTGCGCGTCACCGAGCTCGTCACCCTGCTCATTCGCGAGGTCGATTTGAATGCCGGCTACGTGCGCGTGGTCGGCAAAGGATCCAAACAACGCGTGGTGCCCCTTGGTGAGGTTGCAATCGAGGCGCTCGCTGAGTATGAGGACCAGGCGCGTGGCCAACTTCTGGCCAACGCTGGCGGACCCGGCGCCTCACCGGCGCTCTTTGTCACCCGCCGCGGCGGTGCCATGACCCGCCAGGCCTTCTGGAAGAACATCAAACGCTACGCCGAGCTCGCCGGCATCGACAAACCCATCAGCCCGCATAAGCTGCGCCACAGCTTCGCCACCCACCTGCTGGAACGCGGAGCCGACCTGCGCATCGTGCAGGCCCTGCTCGGTCACGCCGATATCAACACCACCCAAATCTACACCCACGTGGCCCGTGAGCGCCTCAAACGCCTCTACGACGACCACCACCCGCGAGCCTGACTCGCCACACACGCCATGAAGAGCGCCCCCGGCGGCCCCCGCGCCGCAGACAACGCCCAGGTCCCCCCTGAGCTTCGCCTCGATCTGCCGAGCTACCAGGGCCCGATGGATCTTCTCCTCGACCTGATCCGCGAGCACGAAGTCGACATCTTCGACATTCCCATCGCCCTGATCACCGCCGAGTACCTGCGCTACCTCGACCAGCTCCAGGCCCTCGATCTTACCGTCGGCGGGGAGTGGCTGGAGATGGCCGCCACCCTGGTCTACATCAAGTCTCGCACCCTCCTTCCTCCCGACCCCGAAGAGGAAGACGACGAACTCGGCCCCGATCCCCGCGAAGAGCTGGTGCGCCGCCTCATTGAGTATCAAGTCTTCAAATGGGCCGCCGAACAACTCGACGATCGCCCCCAGCTTGAGCGCGACTTCTTTCTGGCCGCCCCCAAAGCACGCGAAGAACGCAAGCAGGTCGGCCCCCCGAAGTTGCGCGAAGCCGACATCTCCGACCTTGTCGACGCCCTGCGCCGCGTCATCGAAAAGCAACGCGAAGAGCCGACCTGGGCCTACGAAATCACCCGCGAAAAACTCACCCTGCGCGGCATGGTCCTGGAAATCTCCTCGATCCTGCGTGATGAGCCCCGCATCTCCTTTGAGTCCCTCTTCAGCGAAGGCCGCCTGACCCGCCACCGCGTCGTCACCACCTTTCTGGCCCTCCTGGAGATGACGAAGTTGCGCATGATCAAGCTCTTCCAATCTCGCCTGGGCGGACCTGACACCCTCATCATCGAGCGCGCCGTCAT
This DNA window, taken from Lujinxingia sediminis, encodes the following:
- a CDS encoding segregation and condensation protein A, coding for MKSAPGGPRAADNAQVPPELRLDLPSYQGPMDLLLDLIREHEVDIFDIPIALITAEYLRYLDQLQALDLTVGGEWLEMAATLVYIKSRTLLPPDPEEEDDELGPDPREELVRRLIEYQVFKWAAEQLDDRPQLERDFFLAAPKAREERKQVGPPKLREADISDLVDALRRVIEKQREEPTWAYEITREKLTLRGMVLEISSILRDEPRISFESLFSEGRLTRHRVVTTFLALLEMTKLRMIKLFQSRLGGPDTLIIERAVIDIVEVSQTLEFYDSTP
- the xerD gene encoding site-specific tyrosine recombinase XerD; translated protein: MKLDEAIDSYLFHLKVERNLAENTILAYSNDLSQFVDFLTDAESDAPRPSPDIEAISDADISAFLAHQLGESVKTRTISRKLSSVRGLFKFLRRNQTLERDPTAHVDAPSYGTRVPTVLTLDEVEALLNAPDRSSPEGLRDWAMLEVLYATGLRVTELVTLLIREVDLNAGYVRVVGKGSKQRVVPLGEVAIEALAEYEDQARGQLLANAGGPGASPALFVTRRGGAMTRQAFWKNIKRYAELAGIDKPISPHKLRHSFATHLLERGADLRIVQALLGHADINTTQIYTHVARERLKRLYDDHHPRA